A genomic segment from Candidatus Lernaella stagnicola encodes:
- the cas1 gene encoding type II CRISPR-associated endonuclease Cas1, which yields MIKRTVEVSTPGSHLRTENAHLVVSVKGEDQGRVPWEDLGLLILDQTQCTITQAALAAASQNGAVVAVCGRDHHPCGFLLPLAGNQLHPARLRLQIEMNKPLGKRLWRQLVRAKLAGQAAMLPEKNVARVRISQLAKNVRLGDPDNKEAQGARFYWPALFGKAFRRSREGPPPNNLLNFGYMVLRAATARAIVSAGLHPALGIEHSHRNNAFALADDLLEPYRPFVDERVLFMWRQGHALVKKETKRQLYSLLATPIATARGQSPLTVALDRTATSFVDCLRGENNALELPVR from the coding sequence ATGATTAAGCGAACCGTCGAAGTTTCGACACCGGGATCGCACTTGCGCACCGAAAACGCTCACTTGGTTGTGTCGGTCAAGGGAGAGGATCAAGGCCGCGTGCCGTGGGAAGACCTCGGCCTGCTGATCCTCGATCAAACCCAATGCACCATCACGCAAGCCGCACTCGCCGCCGCGTCGCAAAACGGCGCGGTGGTCGCCGTATGCGGCCGCGATCACCACCCGTGCGGTTTCCTTTTGCCTCTGGCGGGCAACCAGTTGCACCCGGCGCGCCTGCGCCTGCAAATCGAGATGAACAAGCCGCTGGGCAAGCGTCTGTGGCGCCAACTGGTGCGCGCCAAACTGGCCGGGCAGGCGGCGATGTTGCCGGAGAAAAATGTGGCGCGCGTGCGTATTTCGCAACTCGCCAAAAACGTGCGGCTGGGAGATCCTGACAACAAAGAGGCGCAAGGCGCGCGTTTTTATTGGCCGGCGCTTTTCGGCAAAGCTTTTCGCCGGTCGCGCGAGGGGCCGCCGCCCAACAATCTGCTTAACTTCGGTTACATGGTGCTGCGCGCCGCCACCGCCAGGGCGATCGTTAGCGCGGGCTTGCACCCGGCGCTCGGCATCGAGCATTCGCATCGCAACAACGCGTTTGCGCTGGCGGACGATCTGCTCGAACCGTATCGACCCTTCGTCGACGAACGCGTGTTGTTTATGTGGCGGCAGGGGCACGCCCTGGTCAAAAAGGAAACCAAGCGGCAGTTATACAGCCTGCTGGCCACGCCCATCGCCACGGCCCGCGGGCAAAGCCCACTGACGGTGGCGTTGGATCGCACGGCGACCTCGTTTGTCGATTGCCTGCGCGGCGAGAACAACGCGCTGGAATTGCCGGTGCGATGA
- a CDS encoding glycosyltransferase family 2 protein, whose translation MKQGEKPHLSVIVPAYNEAERIGITLGDLEVYLRTVDYAAEILVVNDGSRDQTEQVVRERMGGQVPLELLSYGGNRGKGFAVNYGITRARGAYRLFFDADGSTPIEEVEKFWPHFQKGCEVCLGSRAMRESNVVVHQPWYRETMGRTFNLMVRLLTVRGFHDTQCGFKAFSEKAVREIFARQQLNGFGFDVELLYIAQKHGLRAVEVPVKWINSPSSRVSPIGDASRMFLELLKIRWLDWQGAYR comes from the coding sequence ATGAAGCAGGGAGAAAAGCCGCATCTGTCGGTGATTGTGCCCGCGTACAACGAGGCCGAGCGCATCGGCATCACGTTGGGCGATTTGGAAGTCTATCTGCGCACCGTCGACTATGCGGCGGAGATCCTCGTCGTCAACGACGGCAGCCGCGACCAAACCGAGCAGGTCGTCCGCGAGCGCATGGGCGGGCAGGTGCCCCTGGAGTTGCTGTCCTACGGCGGCAACCGCGGCAAGGGGTTCGCCGTCAACTACGGCATCACGCGGGCGCGCGGCGCGTACCGCTTGTTTTTCGACGCCGACGGCTCGACGCCCATTGAGGAGGTCGAGAAGTTCTGGCCGCATTTTCAAAAAGGCTGCGAGGTCTGCCTGGGCTCGCGCGCGATGCGGGAATCGAACGTCGTGGTTCACCAGCCGTGGTATCGGGAAACCATGGGGCGCACCTTCAACCTCATGGTGCGGCTTCTGACGGTGCGCGGTTTTCACGACACGCAGTGCGGTTTCAAAGCGTTTTCGGAAAAAGCTGTGCGGGAAATTTTTGCTCGGCAACAACTTAACGGCTTCGGTTTCGATGTCGAACTGCTGTATATTGCGCAGAAGCACGGCCTGCGGGCGGTCGAAGTACCGGTCAAGTGGATCAACTCGCCCAGCAGTCGGGTGAGCCCGATTGGTGACGCAAGCCGTATGTTTTTGGAGTTGCTGAAAATTCGTTGGCTGGACTGGCAGGGAGCGTATCGGTAG
- the lipB gene encoding lipoyl(octanoyl) transferase LipB has translation MTIKWSYLGQTPYEKAWALQRELRQQVIERGDSDYLLLMSHPPVVTRGVSERGDHAGLVESREQLEAHGISVVDVDRGGKTTFHGPDQLVGYFIFDLRRRQVKLRQFVTQVAAAIIRVLDSYGVDGDYREEDPGITINGHKVGFLGFSVKHNVTAHGFALNIGRDIKGFEYIVPCGRLDRNISSLEGETGRRFSMYDVYWRCVTAVGSHFEETLEEVFVDEMVQG, from the coding sequence ATGACGATCAAATGGAGTTACTTGGGGCAAACCCCCTACGAGAAGGCATGGGCGCTGCAGCGGGAATTGCGGCAGCAGGTCATCGAACGCGGTGACAGCGACTACTTGCTGTTGATGTCGCACCCGCCGGTGGTGACGCGTGGCGTATCCGAACGAGGCGATCACGCCGGACTCGTGGAATCGCGCGAGCAACTGGAAGCGCACGGCATTTCCGTGGTCGACGTGGACCGCGGCGGTAAAACCACCTTTCACGGCCCCGACCAGTTGGTGGGGTATTTCATCTTCGATCTGCGACGCCGCCAAGTAAAGTTGCGGCAGTTCGTCACCCAGGTCGCAGCGGCGATTATCCGCGTGTTGGACTCGTACGGCGTGGACGGCGACTACCGGGAAGAAGACCCGGGCATTACGATCAACGGCCACAAGGTCGGCTTTCTGGGCTTCAGCGTGAAGCACAATGTGACGGCGCACGGCTTCGCGCTCAACATCGGGCGGGACATCAAGGGGTTCGAGTACATCGTGCCCTGCGGCCGGCTGGACCGAAACATCAGTTCGCTGGAAGGCGAGACCGGCCGGCGCTTTTCGATGTACGACGTCTACTGGCGCTGCGTGACGGCCGTGGGTTCGCACTTCGAGGAAACGCTCGAAGAGGTCTTCGTCGACGAAATGGTGCAGGGCTAA
- the cas2 gene encoding CRISPR-associated endonuclease Cas2, with protein sequence MRVSGYRLMWLMVMFDLPTDTKEARREYTRFRKKLIKEGFLMLQFSVYGRPCPSEENAEVHAGRVQASLPPEGHVRVLMLTDKQFGRMKVFSGKKRGKLEHAPAQLEFF encoded by the coding sequence ATGAGGGTATCGGGGTACCGGCTGATGTGGCTGATGGTGATGTTCGATCTACCGACCGATACGAAGGAGGCGAGGCGGGAGTATACTCGTTTTCGCAAGAAACTTATCAAGGAGGGCTTTCTCATGTTACAATTCTCGGTGTACGGCAGGCCGTGCCCGAGTGAGGAAAACGCCGAAGTGCATGCTGGTCGCGTGCAGGCCTCGTTGCCGCCGGAAGGCCATGTGCGCGTGCTGATGCTCACCGACAAGCAGTTCGGCCGGATGAAGGTTTTTTCCGGAAAAAAACGCGGCAAACTGGAGCACGCCCCCGCGCAATTGGAGTTTTTTTAG